The Sparus aurata unplaced genomic scaffold, fSpaAur1.1, whole genome shotgun sequence genome has a segment encoding these proteins:
- the LOC115578115 gene encoding complement C1q-like protein 3 isoform X1: MHLICFWFVLLLCGLTLAQEDGYTVETEENIEAQSYHADMDDLLSEFGAMTEKLKVMETRLKDSEMQILELRNKERTKVIFSATIGTGGAFGPFDTDTTLIYRTVITNIGNAYSQSTGIFVAPVAGVYYFTMFFHAGGEHEAKLYLYKNNELMIVTHDHKSKSETADNGGNAVFLQLQQGDRVYVKLAAYCHVWGSNYHTTFSGFLVSQM; encoded by the exons ATGCATTTAatctgtttttggtttgttttgctgCTCTGTGGCTTAACTTTGGCCCAAGAGGATGGTTATACtgttgaaacagaagaaaatatcGAAGCACAGTCATACCATGCTGACATGGATGATCTCCTGAGCGAGTTCGGTGCCATGACAGAAAAACTTAAGGTGATGGAAACCAGGCTGAAGGACAGTGAAATGCAGATTCTGGAGCTGAGGAACAAAG AAAGAACCAAGGTGATATTCAGCGCAACGATTGGAACTGGAGGAGCATTTGGACCCTTCGACACAGACACAACTTTAATCTACAGAACAGTGATTACCAACATTGGTAATGCCTACAGTCAATCCACAG GTATCTTCGTTGCACCAGTTGCAGGTGTTTACTACTTTACCATGTTCTTtcatgctggaggagaacaCGAGGCAAAGCTATACCTGTACAAGAACAATGAACTCATGATTGTAACCCACGATCACAAATCAAAATCTGAGACAGCTGATAATGGAGGAAACGCAGtgttcctgcagctgcagcagggagACAGAGTGTACGTGAAACTGGCTGCATACTGTCATGTTTGGGGAAGCAATTATCATACAACTTTCAGCGGTTTCCTGGTTTCTCAAATGTAA
- the LOC115578116 gene encoding complement C1q tumor necrosis factor-related protein 6-like produces the protein MNFTTFWFVLLFCGLVLAQEDGNTAGTEENAGLHSCFPDMCDLLKEFSAMTEKLKAMETRLKESENQITDLKNKERIKVIFSAAKGDGNIDIGPFNTAKTLIYRRVITNIGDAYNRFTGIFVAPVAGVYYFSIFYHAGGRYPASLAIYKNDQVTVMTGHNPSKSAINGGNAVFLQLQRGDQVFVRLVRNTYVWGSLYHTTFSGFLVTQM, from the exons ATGAATTTCACCactttttggtttgttttgctgttttgtggCTTGGTTCTGGCCCAGGAAGATGGTAACACTGCTGGAACAGAAGAAAATGCTGGATTGCATTCATGCTTTCCTGACATGTGTGATCTCCTGAAAGAGTTTAGTGCCATGACAGAAAAACTTAAAGCTATGGAGACCAGGCTGAAGGAGAGTGAAAACCAGATAACTGATCTTAAGAATAAAG aAAGAATTAAGGTGATATTCAGTGCAGCAAAAGGAGACGGAAACATAGACATTGGACCCTTCAACACTGCAAAAACTCTGATCTACAGAAGGGTGATCACCAACATTGGTGATGCCTACAATCGATTCACAG GTATATTTGTTGCACCTGTTGCAggtgtttattatttttccaTCTTCTATCATGCTGGAGGACGATATCCCGCATCTTTAGCAATCTACAAGAACGATCAAGTCACGGTCATGACAGGTCATAACCCGTCAAAATCAGCTATTAATGGAGGAAACGCAGtgttcctgcagctgcagcgtgGAGACCAAGTGTTTGTGCGCCTGGTTAGAAACACGTATGTTTGGGGATCCCTCTACCATACAACCTTCAGCGGGTTTTTGGTCACTCAAATGTGA